The Accipiter gentilis chromosome 14, bAccGen1.1, whole genome shotgun sequence genome contains a region encoding:
- the LOC126045452 gene encoding BPI fold-containing family B member 3-like isoform X4: MSAFWAVFLLCSLLNPSQGLGIMSSVGKVDVDDIKRSLAKRDLQKLQGGLLGGKLLSGLLEKGSPLDSLLGEDGAVGSLLGREGAVGSLLGGDGVLGGLLGREGAVGSLLGGDGAVGSLLGGDGVLGGLLGREGAVGSLLSGDGVLGGLLGRDGALGGLLDRDGVFGGLLGSDGVTGKILGGDGVLGGLLDRDGVLGGLLGRDGVLGGLLGKDGLVDGLLGKDGLVDGLLDVVLDILIGKGGLLGKDGLVGNLLGGNSGDLTGPKIVNNTLPKISLRSLPGFGHEVGFNTQLLVESTSAPGRALCVQVEADVVMLVQDKWAALQSNEDCKTLDINIRVRPKVPLLDQPLKSLLSDALREVGCNIVNSRLNVASTLLGSRTPTFPLGALGDLPPFSIISGDAIQLDLNLLAGDAEGGMVTSTQGPPLAATVLLATGHPPLLRLPQRTLSALLEPIQGQGAFSLSITDSMVPDSISLSMSALLPLIPQIAKVLPGSLPLELRVRVANKPVVAVRDRRATATLKASIDVLSPLLQSSQKPLFSLDTDIVLNITPSVSDGKLQTSLALDSINLTRAPLRLDPLSVSPLAGWLKQVLAAAYVPAINDALRVSVPLPNILNTSLRNARVDIADADDSLNQTSLKGSCSGGPSTLLAV; encoded by the exons ATGTCTGCATTctgggctgttttccttctctgcagcctGCTGAACCCTTCACAAGGACTTGGAATCATGTCCTCGGTTGGCAAAGTGGATGTAGATG atattaaaCGTTCACTAGCCAAACGTGACCTCCAGAAGCTTCAGGGTGGTCTCCTTGGTGGCAAGCTGCTCAGTGGTCTCCTTGAAAAAGGTAGTCCTCTTGACAGTCTCCTTGGTGAAGATGGTGCTGTTGGCAGTCTCCTTGGCAGAGAAGGTGCTGTTGGCAGTCTCCTCGGTGGAGATGGTGTCCTTGGTGGTCTCCTTGGCAGAGAAGGTGCTGTTGGCAGTCTCCTCGGTGGAGATG GTGCTGTTGGCAGTCTCCTCGGTGGAGATGGTGTCCTTGGTGGCCTCCTTGGCAGAGAAGGTGCTGTTGGCAGTCTCCTCAGTGGAGATGGTGTCCTTGGTGGTCTCCTTGGCAGAGATGGTGCCCTTGGTGGGCTCCTTGACAGAGATGGTGTCTTTGGTGGTCTCCTTGGCAGCGATGGTGTCACTGGCAAAATCCTTGGTGGAGATGGTGTCCTTGGTGGTCTCCTTGATAGAGATGGTGTCCTTGGTGGTCTCCTTGGCAGAGATGGTGTCCTTGGTGGTCTCCTTGGCAAAGATGGTCTTGTTGATGGTCTCCTTGGCAAAGATGGTCTTGTTGATGGTCTCCTTGATGTTGTCCTTGATATTCTCATTGGAAAAGGTGGTCTCCTTGGAAAAGATGGTCTCGTTGGCAATCTTCTTGGTGGAAATAGTGGAGATCTCACAGG GCCGAAAATTGTGAACAACACCCTCCCCAAAATAAGTCTCCGTTCCCTGCCAGGCTTTGGGCACGAGGTGGGCTTCAACACCCAGCTGCTGGTAGAGAGCACCAG TGCGCCGGGCAGGGCGCTCTGCGTGCAGGTGGAAGCAGACGTGGTCATGCTGGTCCAGGACAAGTGGGCGGCTCTCCAGAGCAATGAGGACTGCAAGACTTTGGACATAAACATCCGTGTGAG ACCCAAAGTGCCACTGCTGGATCAGCCTTTGAAAAGCCTCCTTAGTGATGCCCTGCGTGAGGTG GGGTGCAACATCGTCAACAGCAGGCTCAATGTGGCGAGCACTCTGCTCGGCTCCAGGACGC CCACGTTCCCGCTCGGGGCTCTGGGAGATCTGCCCCCCTTTTCCATCATCAGCGGCGACGCCATCCAGCTGGATCTAAAT CTCCTCGCCGGGGACGCGGAAGGCGGCATGGTGACCTCCACGCAGGGACCGCCGCTTGCCGCCACGGTGTTACTAGCCACCGGCCACCCGCCGCTGCTCAGGCTCCCCCAGCGCACCCTCAGCGCCCTGCTGGAGCCCATCCAGGGGCAGGGAGCCTTCAGCCTCAGCATCACCGACTCGATG GTGCCCGATAGCATCTCGCTGTCCATGTCTGCCCTCCTCCCGCTCATCCCCCAG ATCGCCAAGGTCCTCCCCGGCTCTCTGCCGCTGGAGCTGCGCGTGCGGGTGGCCAACAAGCCGGTGGTGGCCGTGAGGGACCGAAGAGCCACTGCCACCCTCAAAGCCTCCATCGACGTCTTGAGTCCCCTCCTGCAGTCCTCCCAGAAGCCTCTCTTCTCCCTCGACACG GACATCGTTCTGAACATCACCCCATCGGTCTCCGACGGCAAACTGCAAACCTCCCTGGCTCTTGACAG CATCAACCTGACGCGGGCACCCCTAAGACTCGACCCTCTCAGT GTCTCCCCGCTTGCAGGATGGCTCAAGCAAGTCCTTGCAGCTGCATACGTACCTGCCATTAACG ATGCCTTGCGTGTGTCGGTCCCTCTGCCCAACATTCTCAACACCAGCCTCAGGAACGCCAGGGTTGACATCGCCGAT gcAGATGACTCTCTCAACCAGACCAGTCTCAAAGGATCTTGCTCGGGAGGACCCTCGACCCTGCTCGCCGTCTGA
- the LOC126045452 gene encoding BPI fold-containing family B member 3-like isoform X7, whose translation MSAFWAVFLLCSLLNPSQGLGIMSSVGKVDVDDIKRSLAKRDLQKLQGGLLGGKLLSGLLEKGSPLDSLLGEDGAVGSLLGREGAVGSLLGGDGVLGGLLGREGAVGSLLSGDGVLGGLLGRDGALGGLLDRDGVFGGLLGSDGVTGKILGGDGVLGGLLDRDGVLGGLLGRDGVLGGLLGKDGLVDGLLGKDGLVDGLLDVVLDILIGKGGLLGKDGLVGNLLGGNSGDLTGPKIVNNTLPKISLRSLPGFGHEVGFNTQLLVESTSAPGRALCVQVEADVVMLVQDKWAALQSNEDCKTLDINIRVRPKVPLLDQPLKSLLSDALREVGCNIVNSRLNVASTLLGSRTPTFPLGALGDLPPFSIISGDAIQLDLNLLAGDAEGGMVTSTQGPPLAATVLLATGHPPLLRLPQRTLSALLEPIQGQGAFSLSITDSMVPDSISLSMSALLPLIPQIAKVLPGSLPLELRVRVANKPVVAVRDRRATATLKASIDVLSPLLQSSQKPLFSLDTDIVLNITPSVSDGKLQTSLALDSINLTRAPLRLDPLSVSPLAGWLKQVLAAAYVPAINDALRVSVPLPNILNTSLRNARVDIADADDSLNQTSLKGSCSGGPSTLLAV comes from the exons ATGTCTGCATTctgggctgttttccttctctgcagcctGCTGAACCCTTCACAAGGACTTGGAATCATGTCCTCGGTTGGCAAAGTGGATGTAGATG atattaaaCGTTCACTAGCCAAACGTGACCTCCAGAAGCTTCAGGGTGGTCTCCTTGGTGGCAAGCTGCTCAGTGGTCTCCTTGAAAAAGGTAGTCCTCTTGACAGTCTCCTTGGTGAAGATGGTGCTGTTGGCAGTCTCCTTGGCAGAGAAGGTGCTGTTGGCAGTCTCCTCGGTGGAGATGGTGTCCTTGGTGGTCTCCTTGGCAGAGAAG GTGCTGTTGGCAGTCTCCTCAGTGGAGATGGTGTCCTTGGTGGTCTCCTTGGCAGAGATGGTGCCCTTGGTGGGCTCCTTGACAGAGATGGTGTCTTTGGTGGTCTCCTTGGCAGCGATGGTGTCACTGGCAAAATCCTTGGTGGAGATGGTGTCCTTGGTGGTCTCCTTGATAGAGATGGTGTCCTTGGTGGTCTCCTTGGCAGAGATGGTGTCCTTGGTGGTCTCCTTGGCAAAGATGGTCTTGTTGATGGTCTCCTTGGCAAAGATGGTCTTGTTGATGGTCTCCTTGATGTTGTCCTTGATATTCTCATTGGAAAAGGTGGTCTCCTTGGAAAAGATGGTCTCGTTGGCAATCTTCTTGGTGGAAATAGTGGAGATCTCACAGG GCCGAAAATTGTGAACAACACCCTCCCCAAAATAAGTCTCCGTTCCCTGCCAGGCTTTGGGCACGAGGTGGGCTTCAACACCCAGCTGCTGGTAGAGAGCACCAG TGCGCCGGGCAGGGCGCTCTGCGTGCAGGTGGAAGCAGACGTGGTCATGCTGGTCCAGGACAAGTGGGCGGCTCTCCAGAGCAATGAGGACTGCAAGACTTTGGACATAAACATCCGTGTGAG ACCCAAAGTGCCACTGCTGGATCAGCCTTTGAAAAGCCTCCTTAGTGATGCCCTGCGTGAGGTG GGGTGCAACATCGTCAACAGCAGGCTCAATGTGGCGAGCACTCTGCTCGGCTCCAGGACGC CCACGTTCCCGCTCGGGGCTCTGGGAGATCTGCCCCCCTTTTCCATCATCAGCGGCGACGCCATCCAGCTGGATCTAAAT CTCCTCGCCGGGGACGCGGAAGGCGGCATGGTGACCTCCACGCAGGGACCGCCGCTTGCCGCCACGGTGTTACTAGCCACCGGCCACCCGCCGCTGCTCAGGCTCCCCCAGCGCACCCTCAGCGCCCTGCTGGAGCCCATCCAGGGGCAGGGAGCCTTCAGCCTCAGCATCACCGACTCGATG GTGCCCGATAGCATCTCGCTGTCCATGTCTGCCCTCCTCCCGCTCATCCCCCAG ATCGCCAAGGTCCTCCCCGGCTCTCTGCCGCTGGAGCTGCGCGTGCGGGTGGCCAACAAGCCGGTGGTGGCCGTGAGGGACCGAAGAGCCACTGCCACCCTCAAAGCCTCCATCGACGTCTTGAGTCCCCTCCTGCAGTCCTCCCAGAAGCCTCTCTTCTCCCTCGACACG GACATCGTTCTGAACATCACCCCATCGGTCTCCGACGGCAAACTGCAAACCTCCCTGGCTCTTGACAG CATCAACCTGACGCGGGCACCCCTAAGACTCGACCCTCTCAGT GTCTCCCCGCTTGCAGGATGGCTCAAGCAAGTCCTTGCAGCTGCATACGTACCTGCCATTAACG ATGCCTTGCGTGTGTCGGTCCCTCTGCCCAACATTCTCAACACCAGCCTCAGGAACGCCAGGGTTGACATCGCCGAT gcAGATGACTCTCTCAACCAGACCAGTCTCAAAGGATCTTGCTCGGGAGGACCCTCGACCCTGCTCGCCGTCTGA
- the LOC126045452 gene encoding BPI fold-containing family B member 3-like isoform X2 produces the protein MSAFWAVFLLCSLLNPSQGLGIMSSVGKVDVDDIKRSLAKRDLQKLQGGLLGGKLLSGLLEKGSPLDSLLGEDGAVGSLLGGDGVLGGLLGREGAVGSLLGGDGVLGGLLGREGAVGSLLGGDGVLGGLLGREGAVGSLLSGDGVLGGLLGRDGALGGLLDRDGVFGGLLGSDGVTGKILGGDGVLGGLLDRDGVLGGLLGRDGVLGGLLGKDGLVDGLLGKDGLVDGLLDVVLDILIGKGGLLGKDGLVGNLLGGNSGDLTGPKIVNNTLPKISLRSLPGFGHEVGFNTQLLVESTSAPGRALCVQVEADVVMLVQDKWAALQSNEDCKTLDINIRVRPKVPLLDQPLKSLLSDALREVGCNIVNSRLNVASTLLGSRTPTFPLGALGDLPPFSIISGDAIQLDLNLLAGDAEGGMVTSTQGPPLAATVLLATGHPPLLRLPQRTLSALLEPIQGQGAFSLSITDSMVPDSISLSMSALLPLIPQIAKVLPGSLPLELRVRVANKPVVAVRDRRATATLKASIDVLSPLLQSSQKPLFSLDTDIVLNITPSVSDGKLQTSLALDSINLTRAPLRLDPLSVSPLAGWLKQVLAAAYVPAINDALRVSVPLPNILNTSLRNARVDIADADDSLNQTSLKGSCSGGPSTLLAV, from the exons ATGTCTGCATTctgggctgttttccttctctgcagcctGCTGAACCCTTCACAAGGACTTGGAATCATGTCCTCGGTTGGCAAAGTGGATGTAGATG atattaaaCGTTCACTAGCCAAACGTGACCTCCAGAAGCTTCAGGGTGGTCTCCTTGGTGGCAAGCTGCTCAGTGGTCTCCTTGAAAAAGGTAGTCCTCTTGACAGTCTCCTTGGTGAAGATG GTGCTGTTGGCAGTCTCCTCGGTGGAGATGGTGTCCTTGGTGGTCTCCTTGGCAGAGAAGGTGCTGTTGGCAGTCTCCTCGGTGGAGATGGTGTCCTTGGTGGTCTCCTTGGCAGAGAAGGTGCTGTTGGCAGTCTCCTCGGTGGAGATGGTGTCCTTGGTGGCCTCCTTGGCAGAGAAGGTGCTGTTGGCAGTCTCCTCAGTGGAGATGGTGTCCTTGGTGGTCTCCTTGGCAGAGATGGTGCCCTTGGTGGGCTCCTTGACAGAGATGGTGTCTTTGGTGGTCTCCTTGGCAGCGATGGTGTCACTGGCAAAATCCTTGGTGGAGATGGTGTCCTTGGTGGTCTCCTTGATAGAGATGGTGTCCTTGGTGGTCTCCTTGGCAGAGATGGTGTCCTTGGTGGTCTCCTTGGCAAAGATGGTCTTGTTGATGGTCTCCTTGGCAAAGATGGTCTTGTTGATGGTCTCCTTGATGTTGTCCTTGATATTCTCATTGGAAAAGGTGGTCTCCTTGGAAAAGATGGTCTCGTTGGCAATCTTCTTGGTGGAAATAGTGGAGATCTCACAGG GCCGAAAATTGTGAACAACACCCTCCCCAAAATAAGTCTCCGTTCCCTGCCAGGCTTTGGGCACGAGGTGGGCTTCAACACCCAGCTGCTGGTAGAGAGCACCAG TGCGCCGGGCAGGGCGCTCTGCGTGCAGGTGGAAGCAGACGTGGTCATGCTGGTCCAGGACAAGTGGGCGGCTCTCCAGAGCAATGAGGACTGCAAGACTTTGGACATAAACATCCGTGTGAG ACCCAAAGTGCCACTGCTGGATCAGCCTTTGAAAAGCCTCCTTAGTGATGCCCTGCGTGAGGTG GGGTGCAACATCGTCAACAGCAGGCTCAATGTGGCGAGCACTCTGCTCGGCTCCAGGACGC CCACGTTCCCGCTCGGGGCTCTGGGAGATCTGCCCCCCTTTTCCATCATCAGCGGCGACGCCATCCAGCTGGATCTAAAT CTCCTCGCCGGGGACGCGGAAGGCGGCATGGTGACCTCCACGCAGGGACCGCCGCTTGCCGCCACGGTGTTACTAGCCACCGGCCACCCGCCGCTGCTCAGGCTCCCCCAGCGCACCCTCAGCGCCCTGCTGGAGCCCATCCAGGGGCAGGGAGCCTTCAGCCTCAGCATCACCGACTCGATG GTGCCCGATAGCATCTCGCTGTCCATGTCTGCCCTCCTCCCGCTCATCCCCCAG ATCGCCAAGGTCCTCCCCGGCTCTCTGCCGCTGGAGCTGCGCGTGCGGGTGGCCAACAAGCCGGTGGTGGCCGTGAGGGACCGAAGAGCCACTGCCACCCTCAAAGCCTCCATCGACGTCTTGAGTCCCCTCCTGCAGTCCTCCCAGAAGCCTCTCTTCTCCCTCGACACG GACATCGTTCTGAACATCACCCCATCGGTCTCCGACGGCAAACTGCAAACCTCCCTGGCTCTTGACAG CATCAACCTGACGCGGGCACCCCTAAGACTCGACCCTCTCAGT GTCTCCCCGCTTGCAGGATGGCTCAAGCAAGTCCTTGCAGCTGCATACGTACCTGCCATTAACG ATGCCTTGCGTGTGTCGGTCCCTCTGCCCAACATTCTCAACACCAGCCTCAGGAACGCCAGGGTTGACATCGCCGAT gcAGATGACTCTCTCAACCAGACCAGTCTCAAAGGATCTTGCTCGGGAGGACCCTCGACCCTGCTCGCCGTCTGA
- the LOC126045452 gene encoding BPI fold-containing family B member 3-like isoform X6, which yields MSAFWAVFLLCSLLNPSQGLGIMSSVGKVDVDDIKRSLAKRDLQKLQGGLLGGKLLSGLLEKGSPLDSLLGEDGAVGSLLGREGAVGSLLGGDGVLGGLLGREGAVGSLLGGDGAVGSLLSGDGVLGGLLGRDGALGGLLDRDGVFGGLLGSDGVTGKILGGDGVLGGLLDRDGVLGGLLGRDGVLGGLLGKDGLVDGLLGKDGLVDGLLDVVLDILIGKGGLLGKDGLVGNLLGGNSGDLTGPKIVNNTLPKISLRSLPGFGHEVGFNTQLLVESTSAPGRALCVQVEADVVMLVQDKWAALQSNEDCKTLDINIRVRPKVPLLDQPLKSLLSDALREVGCNIVNSRLNVASTLLGSRTPTFPLGALGDLPPFSIISGDAIQLDLNLLAGDAEGGMVTSTQGPPLAATVLLATGHPPLLRLPQRTLSALLEPIQGQGAFSLSITDSMVPDSISLSMSALLPLIPQIAKVLPGSLPLELRVRVANKPVVAVRDRRATATLKASIDVLSPLLQSSQKPLFSLDTDIVLNITPSVSDGKLQTSLALDSINLTRAPLRLDPLSVSPLAGWLKQVLAAAYVPAINDALRVSVPLPNILNTSLRNARVDIADADDSLNQTSLKGSCSGGPSTLLAV from the exons ATGTCTGCATTctgggctgttttccttctctgcagcctGCTGAACCCTTCACAAGGACTTGGAATCATGTCCTCGGTTGGCAAAGTGGATGTAGATG atattaaaCGTTCACTAGCCAAACGTGACCTCCAGAAGCTTCAGGGTGGTCTCCTTGGTGGCAAGCTGCTCAGTGGTCTCCTTGAAAAAGGTAGTCCTCTTGACAGTCTCCTTGGTGAAGATGGTGCTGTTGGCAGTCTCCTTGGCAGAGAAGGTGCTGTTGGCAGTCTCCTCGGTGGAGATGGTGTCCTTGGTGGTCTCCTTGGCAGAGAAGGTGCTGTTGGCAGTCTCCTCGGTGGAGATG GTGCTGTTGGCAGTCTCCTCAGTGGAGATGGTGTCCTTGGTGGTCTCCTTGGCAGAGATGGTGCCCTTGGTGGGCTCCTTGACAGAGATGGTGTCTTTGGTGGTCTCCTTGGCAGCGATGGTGTCACTGGCAAAATCCTTGGTGGAGATGGTGTCCTTGGTGGTCTCCTTGATAGAGATGGTGTCCTTGGTGGTCTCCTTGGCAGAGATGGTGTCCTTGGTGGTCTCCTTGGCAAAGATGGTCTTGTTGATGGTCTCCTTGGCAAAGATGGTCTTGTTGATGGTCTCCTTGATGTTGTCCTTGATATTCTCATTGGAAAAGGTGGTCTCCTTGGAAAAGATGGTCTCGTTGGCAATCTTCTTGGTGGAAATAGTGGAGATCTCACAGG GCCGAAAATTGTGAACAACACCCTCCCCAAAATAAGTCTCCGTTCCCTGCCAGGCTTTGGGCACGAGGTGGGCTTCAACACCCAGCTGCTGGTAGAGAGCACCAG TGCGCCGGGCAGGGCGCTCTGCGTGCAGGTGGAAGCAGACGTGGTCATGCTGGTCCAGGACAAGTGGGCGGCTCTCCAGAGCAATGAGGACTGCAAGACTTTGGACATAAACATCCGTGTGAG ACCCAAAGTGCCACTGCTGGATCAGCCTTTGAAAAGCCTCCTTAGTGATGCCCTGCGTGAGGTG GGGTGCAACATCGTCAACAGCAGGCTCAATGTGGCGAGCACTCTGCTCGGCTCCAGGACGC CCACGTTCCCGCTCGGGGCTCTGGGAGATCTGCCCCCCTTTTCCATCATCAGCGGCGACGCCATCCAGCTGGATCTAAAT CTCCTCGCCGGGGACGCGGAAGGCGGCATGGTGACCTCCACGCAGGGACCGCCGCTTGCCGCCACGGTGTTACTAGCCACCGGCCACCCGCCGCTGCTCAGGCTCCCCCAGCGCACCCTCAGCGCCCTGCTGGAGCCCATCCAGGGGCAGGGAGCCTTCAGCCTCAGCATCACCGACTCGATG GTGCCCGATAGCATCTCGCTGTCCATGTCTGCCCTCCTCCCGCTCATCCCCCAG ATCGCCAAGGTCCTCCCCGGCTCTCTGCCGCTGGAGCTGCGCGTGCGGGTGGCCAACAAGCCGGTGGTGGCCGTGAGGGACCGAAGAGCCACTGCCACCCTCAAAGCCTCCATCGACGTCTTGAGTCCCCTCCTGCAGTCCTCCCAGAAGCCTCTCTTCTCCCTCGACACG GACATCGTTCTGAACATCACCCCATCGGTCTCCGACGGCAAACTGCAAACCTCCCTGGCTCTTGACAG CATCAACCTGACGCGGGCACCCCTAAGACTCGACCCTCTCAGT GTCTCCCCGCTTGCAGGATGGCTCAAGCAAGTCCTTGCAGCTGCATACGTACCTGCCATTAACG ATGCCTTGCGTGTGTCGGTCCCTCTGCCCAACATTCTCAACACCAGCCTCAGGAACGCCAGGGTTGACATCGCCGAT gcAGATGACTCTCTCAACCAGACCAGTCTCAAAGGATCTTGCTCGGGAGGACCCTCGACCCTGCTCGCCGTCTGA
- the LOC126045452 gene encoding BPI fold-containing family B member 3-like isoform X1 — protein MSAFWAVFLLCSLLNPSQGLGIMSSVGKVDVDDIKRSLAKRDLQKLQGGLLGGKLLSGLLEKGSPLDSLLGEDGAVGSLLGREGAVGSLLGGDGVLGGLLGREGAVGSLLGGDGVLGGLLGREGAVGSLLGGDGVLGGLLGREGAVGSLLSGDGVLGGLLGRDGALGGLLDRDGVFGGLLGSDGVTGKILGGDGVLGGLLDRDGVLGGLLGRDGVLGGLLGKDGLVDGLLGKDGLVDGLLDVVLDILIGKGGLLGKDGLVGNLLGGNSGDLTGPKIVNNTLPKISLRSLPGFGHEVGFNTQLLVESTSAPGRALCVQVEADVVMLVQDKWAALQSNEDCKTLDINIRVRPKVPLLDQPLKSLLSDALREVGCNIVNSRLNVASTLLGSRTPTFPLGALGDLPPFSIISGDAIQLDLNLLAGDAEGGMVTSTQGPPLAATVLLATGHPPLLRLPQRTLSALLEPIQGQGAFSLSITDSMVPDSISLSMSALLPLIPQIAKVLPGSLPLELRVRVANKPVVAVRDRRATATLKASIDVLSPLLQSSQKPLFSLDTDIVLNITPSVSDGKLQTSLALDSINLTRAPLRLDPLSVSPLAGWLKQVLAAAYVPAINDALRVSVPLPNILNTSLRNARVDIADADDSLNQTSLKGSCSGGPSTLLAV, from the exons ATGTCTGCATTctgggctgttttccttctctgcagcctGCTGAACCCTTCACAAGGACTTGGAATCATGTCCTCGGTTGGCAAAGTGGATGTAGATG atattaaaCGTTCACTAGCCAAACGTGACCTCCAGAAGCTTCAGGGTGGTCTCCTTGGTGGCAAGCTGCTCAGTGGTCTCCTTGAAAAAGGTAGTCCTCTTGACAGTCTCCTTGGTGAAGATGGTGCTGTTGGCAGTCTCCTTGGCAGAGAAGGTGCTGTTGGCAGTCTCCTCGGTGGAGATGGTGTCCTTGGTGGTCTCCTTGGCAGAGAAGGTGCTGTTGGCAGTCTCCTCGGTGGAGATGGTGTCCTTGGTGGTCTCCTTGGCAGAGAAGGTGCTGTTGGCAGTCTCCTCGGTGGAGATGGTGTCCTTGGTGGCCTCCTTGGCAGAGAAGGTGCTGTTGGCAGTCTCCTCAGTGGAGATGGTGTCCTTGGTGGTCTCCTTGGCAGAGATGGTGCCCTTGGTGGGCTCCTTGACAGAGATGGTGTCTTTGGTGGTCTCCTTGGCAGCGATGGTGTCACTGGCAAAATCCTTGGTGGAGATGGTGTCCTTGGTGGTCTCCTTGATAGAGATGGTGTCCTTGGTGGTCTCCTTGGCAGAGATGGTGTCCTTGGTGGTCTCCTTGGCAAAGATGGTCTTGTTGATGGTCTCCTTGGCAAAGATGGTCTTGTTGATGGTCTCCTTGATGTTGTCCTTGATATTCTCATTGGAAAAGGTGGTCTCCTTGGAAAAGATGGTCTCGTTGGCAATCTTCTTGGTGGAAATAGTGGAGATCTCACAGG GCCGAAAATTGTGAACAACACCCTCCCCAAAATAAGTCTCCGTTCCCTGCCAGGCTTTGGGCACGAGGTGGGCTTCAACACCCAGCTGCTGGTAGAGAGCACCAG TGCGCCGGGCAGGGCGCTCTGCGTGCAGGTGGAAGCAGACGTGGTCATGCTGGTCCAGGACAAGTGGGCGGCTCTCCAGAGCAATGAGGACTGCAAGACTTTGGACATAAACATCCGTGTGAG ACCCAAAGTGCCACTGCTGGATCAGCCTTTGAAAAGCCTCCTTAGTGATGCCCTGCGTGAGGTG GGGTGCAACATCGTCAACAGCAGGCTCAATGTGGCGAGCACTCTGCTCGGCTCCAGGACGC CCACGTTCCCGCTCGGGGCTCTGGGAGATCTGCCCCCCTTTTCCATCATCAGCGGCGACGCCATCCAGCTGGATCTAAAT CTCCTCGCCGGGGACGCGGAAGGCGGCATGGTGACCTCCACGCAGGGACCGCCGCTTGCCGCCACGGTGTTACTAGCCACCGGCCACCCGCCGCTGCTCAGGCTCCCCCAGCGCACCCTCAGCGCCCTGCTGGAGCCCATCCAGGGGCAGGGAGCCTTCAGCCTCAGCATCACCGACTCGATG GTGCCCGATAGCATCTCGCTGTCCATGTCTGCCCTCCTCCCGCTCATCCCCCAG ATCGCCAAGGTCCTCCCCGGCTCTCTGCCGCTGGAGCTGCGCGTGCGGGTGGCCAACAAGCCGGTGGTGGCCGTGAGGGACCGAAGAGCCACTGCCACCCTCAAAGCCTCCATCGACGTCTTGAGTCCCCTCCTGCAGTCCTCCCAGAAGCCTCTCTTCTCCCTCGACACG GACATCGTTCTGAACATCACCCCATCGGTCTCCGACGGCAAACTGCAAACCTCCCTGGCTCTTGACAG CATCAACCTGACGCGGGCACCCCTAAGACTCGACCCTCTCAGT GTCTCCCCGCTTGCAGGATGGCTCAAGCAAGTCCTTGCAGCTGCATACGTACCTGCCATTAACG ATGCCTTGCGTGTGTCGGTCCCTCTGCCCAACATTCTCAACACCAGCCTCAGGAACGCCAGGGTTGACATCGCCGAT gcAGATGACTCTCTCAACCAGACCAGTCTCAAAGGATCTTGCTCGGGAGGACCCTCGACCCTGCTCGCCGTCTGA